A region from the Thermanaeromonas toyohensis ToBE genome encodes:
- a CDS encoding DUF5320 domain-containing protein — MFWGGFPWCLGGFGRGWRYMYYATGLPGWMRAWWGPIPLTGGVPAFQEMEPQVEWLKQQARLLENQLKAIKAQIDALEKEGEDGEEKKN; from the coding sequence ATGTTTTGGGGCGGTTTTCCTTGGTGTCTAGGCGGCTTTGGCCGGGGCTGGCGATACATGTACTACGCTACGGGGCTACCCGGCTGGATGCGGGCCTGGTGGGGGCCCATACCTTTGACCGGCGGAGTTCCTGCTTTTCAGGAGATGGAACCGCAAGTAGAATGGTTAAAGCAGCAAGCCAGACTTTTGGAGAACCAGCTTAAGGCCATTAAAGCTCAGATCGATGCTCTGGAGAAAGAGGGGGAGGATGGGGAAGAGAAAAAGAATTGA
- a CDS encoding iron-sulfur cluster assembly scaffold protein: MYNTSVLEHFLNPRNVGCIPDADGIGIIGDPNCGDYLKIYIRVQEGKLIDVKFEISGCPAAIATSSILTELAKGKTVEEALRITDLDIIKALGGLPDPKIHCSNLGAEALHKAIEDYLAKRPKQKALQNTKKD; this comes from the coding sequence ATGTACAATACCAGCGTGCTGGAACATTTTCTTAATCCCCGTAATGTCGGCTGTATACCGGATGCCGACGGTATAGGGATAATAGGAGATCCCAATTGTGGTGATTATTTGAAAATCTATATAAGGGTCCAGGAAGGGAAATTGATAGACGTAAAGTTTGAAATCTCAGGCTGCCCGGCAGCTATAGCTACCAGCAGTATATTGACCGAACTAGCTAAGGGAAAGACGGTAGAGGAAGCTTTAAGAATAACCGACCTGGATATTATCAAGGCCCTGGGCGGCTTACCTGATCCCAAAATACATTGCTCTAATTTAGGCGCCGAAGCCCTCCATAAAGCTATCGAGGATTACCTGGCTAAAAGGCCAAAACAAAAGGCGCTACAAAACACCAAAAAAGATTAG
- a CDS encoding FmdE family protein, translating into MVFYLVFKKERVWGMCRPLSDWERAVEFHGHACPGLAVGYRAAQIALRELKTERAQDEELVAVVETDACGVDAIQVLTGCTLGKGNLLYRDYGKHVFTFICRDSHRAVRIAIKATAWQQEETYRELRKKVFGREASEEEKALFQQYQEQRMRYILEAPEEEICTVQRLEVEPPPKARLFDSVICSVCGEPVAEVRARVKGGKPVCIPCADEYSRGW; encoded by the coding sequence ATGGTTTTTTATTTAGTCTTTAAAAAGGAGCGTGTTTGGGGTATGTGCCGTCCATTGAGCGATTGGGAAAGAGCTGTTGAATTTCATGGCCATGCTTGCCCGGGGTTGGCCGTAGGCTACCGGGCAGCCCAAATTGCGTTGCGGGAGCTGAAGACAGAACGGGCGCAAGATGAGGAACTAGTAGCCGTGGTGGAGACCGACGCCTGTGGAGTGGATGCTATTCAGGTATTAACGGGTTGTACCCTGGGGAAGGGCAACCTGCTTTACCGGGATTATGGTAAGCATGTTTTTACCTTCATCTGCCGGGACAGCCACCGGGCAGTCCGCATAGCCATAAAGGCGACGGCCTGGCAACAGGAGGAGACTTACCGAGAGTTAAGGAAAAAGGTGTTTGGGAGGGAAGCTAGCGAAGAGGAGAAGGCTCTTTTCCAGCAATACCAAGAGCAGCGGATGCGCTATATTTTAGAAGCACCAGAGGAAGAAATATGCACTGTGCAAAGGCTAGAGGTAGAACCTCCTCCCAAGGCGCGCCTTTTTGATTCCGTAATTTGTTCTGTGTGCGGTGAGCCAGTAGCCGAGGTGCGAGCGCGCGTGAAAGGAGGAAAACCCGTCTGTATTCCATGTGCTGACGAGTACAGCCGGGGGTGGTAG
- a CDS encoding FmdB family zinc ribbon protein yields the protein MGMPEFEYKCNDCGALSVFYKREEAQSCPVCGSSKLVRIFSPPDIIKGNIRTNPDSKGLCCGRDSRPDDCVPGSCCRS from the coding sequence ATGGGGATGCCCGAATTTGAGTATAAGTGTAACGATTGTGGAGCACTGAGCGTGTTTTACAAGCGAGAAGAGGCTCAAAGTTGCCCTGTTTGTGGGAGCAGTAAACTTGTAAGGATATTTTCGCCACCGGATATAATCAAGGGTAACATACGGACAAACCCAGATTCTAAAGGACTATGTTGCGGTAGAGATTCGCGACCAGATGATTGTGTACCCGGTAGTTGTTGCCGCAGCTAG
- a CDS encoding radical SAM protein, with the protein MVLKFDWIQVEVTSYCNAMCSYCPHTVYRNSWKSRHLDPDTFQRLVPYFPQASLIFLQGWGEPLLHPHFFTFVDRAKKAGCLVGTTTNGTLVEARTASEIVASGMDILAFSLAGIEEEHDKWRQGTTFYQVLEAINEVAAAKRRYRSQKPDIHVAYMLLRSGLENLPKLPMWLQGRGIKQVVISTLDFVPSPELKEEAISVEAPREWAKVKGLLDAVVREGRKKGLEIYYYLIDRNRPPGLCSENILRSLFVGSDGSVSPCVFSNLPVSGVPLRYTKGGALPVLKLTFGNVKEASLDSIWESPPYRDFRTSFLKKLNPVCQGCSKLYVVGYYF; encoded by the coding sequence ATGGTACTAAAATTTGACTGGATCCAGGTAGAGGTCACTTCCTACTGTAACGCCATGTGTAGCTATTGTCCCCATACGGTTTACCGCAATTCCTGGAAAAGTAGGCATCTTGACCCGGATACCTTCCAAAGGCTGGTACCTTATTTTCCCCAAGCTAGCCTAATATTTCTCCAGGGATGGGGTGAGCCTTTGCTCCATCCTCATTTTTTCACCTTTGTTGACCGCGCTAAGAAAGCAGGATGCCTGGTGGGCACTACCACTAATGGAACGCTAGTGGAGGCGAGGACAGCGAGTGAGATAGTAGCTTCAGGTATGGATATCTTGGCCTTTTCTTTGGCAGGTATAGAAGAAGAACATGATAAATGGAGGCAGGGCACCACTTTTTACCAGGTTCTAGAGGCTATTAACGAAGTAGCCGCTGCTAAAAGGCGCTACCGTAGCCAAAAACCTGACATCCACGTGGCCTATATGCTCCTACGTTCCGGATTGGAAAATTTGCCAAAACTCCCCATGTGGTTACAAGGTCGAGGAATAAAGCAAGTAGTTATAAGTACCCTAGACTTTGTTCCTTCCCCGGAACTAAAGGAAGAAGCTATATCTGTAGAGGCTCCTCGGGAATGGGCTAAGGTAAAGGGCCTTCTAGATGCCGTAGTGAGAGAGGGCCGAAAGAAAGGGTTAGAAATTTACTACTATTTGATAGATCGTAACCGACCTCCCGGCCTTTGTTCAGAAAACATATTGCGCTCTTTATTTGTAGGAAGCGATGGCTCAGTGTCTCCCTGTGTTTTTTCTAACCTGCCGGTTTCTGGCGTTCCCTTAAGATATACCAAAGGCGGGGCATTGCCGGTACTTAAACTTACGTTCGGTAACGTTAAGGAGGCTTCCCTGGATTCTATTTGGGAAAGTCCCCCTTATCGGGATTTTCGCACTTCTTTTCTTAAGAAGTTAAATCCTGTTTGCCAAGGGTGTTCCAAGCTTTATGTTGTGGGTTATTATTTTTAA
- a CDS encoding sensor histidine kinase: MKLSFKITAAMVAVALVAIALVAVTSNIIAGRSFDTYLNRQKELRILEWRSILLSYYRRNNGSFEGVQSLFSYPRPGWGRGGPGFPGRGGLERIILTDKEGKIIGDSEGTFLGQRLSPTELKKAFPLSYNQDIIGYLLVTTRSETGIRSLEQEFKDSVLLGTALSGLMAFLLAIALGLFLARRLTAPLGELVSAARKIATRQWNHRVTISSQDEIGELAQAFNSMADSLEGYENSRKNLMADIAHELRTPLAVLRGNLEAMQEGVSKPTPELMASLHDEVLRLSRLVKDLEELSLAEIGKLALHFQEVSLEELLERVTTTFAAEAASQDINFQVEVDRPLPLIRIDPDRITQVFLNLLSNALRHTPPGGLIRLQVEKGKDHLHVSITDTGPGIAPQDLPYIFERFYRSRASKLEAGGGMGLGLAIAREIVVAHGGRIWAESKPGQGSTFHFIIPLTYQF; the protein is encoded by the coding sequence ATGAAGCTATCTTTTAAAATCACTGCTGCTATGGTGGCAGTAGCTTTGGTAGCCATAGCCCTGGTGGCTGTTACCTCCAATATTATTGCCGGTCGCTCCTTTGACACTTATTTAAACCGGCAAAAAGAACTTAGAATTTTAGAATGGCGATCTATCCTTCTTTCCTATTATCGTCGTAATAATGGGAGCTTTGAAGGGGTACAGTCCCTGTTCAGTTACCCCAGGCCAGGGTGGGGACGGGGCGGGCCTGGCTTTCCAGGCCGGGGGGGTCTGGAAAGAATTATATTGACAGATAAGGAGGGGAAAATAATCGGAGATTCTGAAGGAACCTTTCTCGGTCAAAGGTTAAGCCCGACTGAACTAAAAAAAGCTTTCCCCTTAAGTTATAACCAGGATATTATAGGCTACCTTTTAGTAACTACCAGGTCCGAAACAGGAATCCGTTCCCTAGAACAAGAATTTAAGGATAGCGTTTTACTAGGTACTGCTTTAAGCGGCTTAATGGCCTTTCTGCTGGCTATAGCCTTAGGATTATTCCTTGCTCGCCGGCTAACTGCACCTTTAGGGGAGTTGGTCTCCGCTGCGCGTAAAATTGCCACCCGCCAGTGGAATCATCGGGTTACTATATCTAGTCAAGATGAAATAGGGGAGCTAGCTCAAGCCTTTAATTCCATGGCTGATAGTCTGGAAGGCTATGAGAATTCGCGAAAAAATTTGATGGCGGATATCGCCCACGAATTGCGCACTCCCCTAGCTGTGTTAAGGGGCAACCTGGAAGCTATGCAGGAAGGGGTATCTAAGCCCACACCGGAACTCATGGCTTCTTTACATGATGAAGTCTTAAGGCTCTCTAGGCTCGTGAAAGATTTAGAGGAGCTAAGCTTAGCGGAGATAGGAAAACTTGCTCTCCACTTCCAGGAGGTTTCCCTGGAAGAATTATTAGAACGGGTGACCACTACCTTTGCAGCTGAAGCTGCTAGCCAGGATATAAATTTTCAAGTCGAAGTAGATCGCCCCTTGCCTTTAATAAGGATAGATCCTGACCGTATAACCCAGGTTTTTCTGAACTTATTATCTAATGCCTTACGTCATACCCCGCCAGGAGGGCTTATCAGACTCCAGGTAGAAAAAGGGAAGGACCACCTTCATGTTTCTATTACAGATACTGGGCCGGGCATAGCTCCCCAAGACCTGCCCTACATCTTTGAACGTTTTTACCGTTCCAGGGCCTCTAAGCTGGAGGCTGGAGGAGGGATGGGTTTAGGTTTGGCCATTGCTAGAGAAATTGTAGTAGCTCATGGCGGTCGTATATGGGCGGAGAGCAAACCTGGTCAGGGGAGCACTTTTCACTTTATTATACCATTAACTTATCAATTCTAA
- a CDS encoding Rossmann-like domain-containing protein gives MGFLEDIRGKFSELVAANGLQREEIQVINARPLTPEEAIGRPERDDFPLLKGKEVMMEALFLGNRGQAFTDMPGNFRGTIEDVLALPLKNNFERAVFVATLNAVMRYLKLVDKTVHCRDKEPGQCARQLVTYIRERFSHPRIAFIGLQPAMVINLSECFPLRVVDLDPDNIGQKKGKVIVEDVSHTPEILDWCDIIVATGTTAVNDTITLLLGQKPIIFYGVTIAGIAYLAGFERYCFCGY, from the coding sequence ATGGGATTTTTAGAAGATATTCGGGGCAAATTTAGCGAGTTAGTTGCTGCTAATGGCTTACAGAGGGAAGAGATACAAGTAATAAATGCTAGACCTTTAACGCCTGAGGAAGCCATTGGGCGACCAGAAAGGGATGATTTTCCTCTTTTAAAGGGTAAAGAAGTGATGATGGAAGCTCTATTTTTAGGTAACCGGGGTCAAGCTTTTACTGACATGCCGGGGAACTTTCGAGGTACTATAGAAGATGTACTTGCTTTGCCTTTAAAGAATAACTTCGAGAGAGCGGTGTTTGTAGCTACCCTCAATGCCGTTATGCGGTATTTAAAACTAGTGGATAAGACTGTGCATTGCCGGGATAAGGAACCCGGGCAATGTGCTAGGCAGTTAGTAACTTATATAAGAGAACGCTTTAGCCATCCCCGCATTGCTTTCATCGGGTTGCAACCTGCTATGGTTATAAACCTATCTGAATGTTTTCCTTTAAGAGTGGTTGATTTAGACCCGGATAATATTGGGCAGAAGAAAGGTAAGGTTATAGTGGAAGACGTTTCTCATACACCCGAGATCTTAGATTGGTGCGATATAATAGTGGCTACAGGGACTACAGCAGTAAATGATACTATAACCCTTTTATTGGGGCAAAAACCTATCATCTTTTATGGAGTTACTATTGCTGGCATTGCTTATCTTGCTGGTTTTGAGCGTTACTGTTTTTGTGGTTATTAA
- a CDS encoding Mrp/NBP35 family ATP-binding protein has product MTKEACETCHPETCTSTTCETKKAEKLPSKDINHIKHVIGIMSGKGGVGKSSVTALLAVALARESYQVGILDADITGPSIPKMFNIHRPLQGSDLGIFPAESPLGIKIISLNLLLPQEDDPVIWRGPLIASAVKQFWTDVLWGELDYLLVDLPPGTGDAPLTVMQSFPLAGIVIVTSPQELANMIVRKAIKMASLMKVKILGLVENMSYILCPDCGKEIYIFGPSRAEEAAAKAGIPLLGVLPLDPELTTLCDHGKIESYQGMLLERVQGFISRISL; this is encoded by the coding sequence TTGACTAAAGAGGCCTGCGAGACTTGCCACCCTGAAACATGTACTTCTACTACTTGCGAAACAAAAAAAGCAGAAAAGCTCCCCTCCAAGGACATAAACCATATAAAACATGTAATCGGTATTATGAGCGGCAAAGGCGGGGTCGGCAAATCTTCAGTGACCGCGTTACTGGCAGTAGCCCTGGCCCGGGAAAGTTACCAGGTGGGTATCCTGGATGCAGATATTACAGGTCCCAGTATCCCTAAAATGTTTAATATTCATCGGCCTCTTCAGGGGAGCGATCTAGGAATTTTTCCGGCGGAAAGCCCGCTGGGAATAAAAATTATTTCTCTAAATCTCTTGTTACCCCAGGAAGATGATCCTGTCATCTGGCGTGGGCCGCTCATCGCCAGTGCAGTAAAGCAGTTCTGGACCGATGTACTTTGGGGCGAGCTTGATTATCTTTTAGTTGATTTGCCCCCAGGTACTGGAGATGCACCTCTAACAGTAATGCAATCTTTTCCCCTTGCTGGAATAGTGATTGTTACTTCACCCCAGGAACTGGCTAATATGATAGTGCGTAAGGCTATTAAAATGGCAAGCTTAATGAAGGTTAAAATACTAGGCTTGGTAGAAAATATGAGCTATATCCTTTGCCCAGATTGCGGCAAGGAAATTTATATTTTCGGCCCCAGTCGAGCTGAAGAGGCGGCGGCCAAAGCCGGTATACCTCTTTTAGGTGTTTTGCCCCTGGACCCGGAGTTAACTACCTTGTGCGATCACGGTAAGATAGAGAGTTACCAAGGTATGTTGTTGGAACGTGTACAAGGTTTTATTAGCCGAATATCTTTATAA